The Tenrec ecaudatus isolate mTenEca1 chromosome 8, mTenEca1.hap1, whole genome shotgun sequence DNA window aatattttgttctattaacctggtgttctgtgacgctcaccttcccaacacaatcactgaagacaaagcaggtgcataagcaaatgtagtgaagaaagctgattgtgcctggctatcaaaagatatagcatctgggtcttaaaggtttgaagataaacaagcagccatctagctgagaaataacaaagcccacatggaagaagcataccagcctctgtgatcatgaggtatagataggatcaggtatcaaagacccagaaaaaaaattatatcactgtgaattgacagggagggtggagtggagacccaaagcccacctgtagacaactggacatcccttacagaagggtctcagggaggagacgagccagtcagggtgcaatatagaactgatgaaacatgcaactttcctctagttcctaaatgcttcctaccccctactatcatgatcccgattctaccttacacatcctgctagaccagagcatgtgcactggattTGAGAGTGAGAGCTGAGTGGATGACATATCTGGGACACTAAGTGAAAAAGTGAGTTGTACCCTAATTAATCGTGACCAAAAATGACCAGGCATCTGGGCCAAGGATTACAGCttctccaattccttgcaattgagaACCTTGAAACATTGTTTGATCCCTGATGACTTACGTTGTGCCTCCGGAAAAGTCTTTCACTTTTACTTCATGACTAGATTTTCAAAATCTCAATTATGCTTACTCATGTTGAAAGCCCAACCTCTGACATCCTTTGTCTTTGATTTTGAGTAGTCCCTTGTCTGAATATTCTGGCACATGGCAACTAGGGGGTTGCCCTTCACTTCCCACCTACTGAGGAAGAACTACTTGGCACTGAATCTCAGCGTGAGGGGGCCCTTATGCTAACAACCACTCTGGTTCTACCAAGGAATTCTGGGAGCAGGCTTTGTTGGTCCTTCACTCTCTTAAAAGTCTTTGAGCAGACATTAGTGTGTGGGCCCTTTCTGATGCAAGTCAAGGTAGAAAGTGGTTGGtgaattgagacaaagaacagactTTCTTCTAGAAACCAGAGTCCAGGACTGGAGGCAGAAATCCAGATGTCCTGCTCATCCTTCTCTGTCCTGGACCACACTACAATAAACCTAGGAAATAGTTTTTAGGTCCTAGGGATGAAGAACTGCATAAAAACATCTCAGCCCTCTGAAGTTTTTGCTGTGGATACAGGTAGGGCTCTGTCCTAATATCTTTTTCTCAATTAGCCATCCTGAAGGCTGGGTCCTAGGACTAGGTAGAATGAATAGTCAGCTACATTATAAGACTTAAGAGACTTCAAAAGGTTTGTCTGGGCTCCAACCACCTCCCTTACTGACCTGAGATTCTGTCTGAAGTTTCCACCAGTCAAGAAATTCCTTTATGCAAAAATTTGCTTCTTAAATTTGCTTCTTTGTGAATGTACATGGTGCTGCTTTTTGctgagtctggatcctgcatttgcTTTGTCATCTACCCCCTGGCTCTTTGGACTTTAACCAGCAGCCTGATGTATTGCCTGCCCATCCTAGGAGTTTTCTGCCATCTTACCTGCAGACTTTGAGTTCGTTTACCTCTGCAGCcatagcctgccatctgacctgatcttgggttcatcagaccCTATGTCTACATGTGTCAGAAGTCTCCAACCtaatatctgacccacagacttgaggcTTGGTCGCCTCTACAACTggtgagtcatttccttgatataaacctctcagTACATACACAAAGGAGCCccaatggcatagtggttgcatgttgggctgctacccacaagatcagcagtttgaaaccaccagttgctccgaaggaaaaagatgaggctttctactctcataaagggtTAGTCTAAAAAACACAGAGAGGCAGTTCTGAGGGTCGCTATGAAGTGGAGTCGACTGAATgatagtgttttttaaaaatatatatacaaaggaGCTCTTTTAGCAACTGTTGGACTGCTGGCTGTAAGTTTGTCAGTTCAAATATACCAgcttctctgtaggagataaatatAAActtcactagttttgcttctctagataacCTTGCCTGACATTTAGTACCAGctgtggttctagagaaacacaaTCCTAAGAATAAATTGCTTACATTAGTTCTCAAGTctgattttaaaaaccaaagtttaaacaaacaaacaaacaaaaacgaaaccaatcccactgcaactgagttgattccgacttacaGTGAGCCGATTAAGACAGGGCAGGACTGACCACGCGGGGTGCTGACACTGTGATTCTTTCAGGAATAAGAATCCTGAAGGGCCCACTGGaggggctggcggttttgaactgctgaccttctggttaacagTTCAATGCACAGCTTCCTTTGCCACCAGGGCCCAGATAACTGCCCCCATTAGCACTGACAACTCTGCCTCCACTAGTAAAAAGGGCACTGCTAAAGATAAAATGACATGCTGCCAAAAATAGTAGGGTGCTGTCTTGTCATCCCTTCTCATCTGCACAACATCCTTGTGCTGAGAACTTCACAGATTATAAAGGTTGGTaggaagcagcctaccatctAGCAGAGACACCTCACCCACAGGACAATATTTTCTGTCTCAGACtctcttgtacacagggtcagCTAACCAGGTGCCCTGCTCCAGACTGTGTGCCAGGGGCTAATGACACACAATAGCAGCCTTGAGAGAACATTTCTTTCCCTGCCCAGGGCTGTCAGTGGCCGCAGTACAAGCGGTGGCACTCCGTGTTAAGAGGTCCCTGAAGACATGTTCTCACAATTGTTGGTCAAAGAAGGATTTGGTCTGCTGGCTCTATGTGGCACGCATCCCTCTGTTCATGCTCACGTCCATGTCTGTTCTTCAGCCTTCTCTGAGAGACGATGAGCTTTCCAACACTCTCTTGGTAAGCCTTCATGCTGCATAAATTGGACAGAATCATCTTTAATTGCAAGCAACTGAGAACATTGACTGACTCAATGGGTGATATGCTAACCCAAGAGAAAGCATCAGAGCACCGGGCACAGATAGATCCACTTGTCTAAGTAGCTAATTAGTTGTCACTGTGGGAAAGGGGTCCCCGTGGAAAGAGTTGTTAGAGATTTATTCTTGTGGACAGAGACATTTAGGCCACCTGAGGGACACCCAAGACACTGGGCTGGGACAAGGCAGGATGAAAAGAGATATGCTGAAGTGAAACAATGGGGCCACCATAAGGGCAATGTTGGACACGGACAGACACTCATGGTATTGAATGCGAAACCTTACTGCAAGGCCTTCTTTATACTCTTCTAGGGCACCCAAGGGAAATTTTGCTTTGCTTAAAATCATTGATTTGATCTTTTATTTGCCTAAATATTTTTGCCGACATTTAGCCAACCTGATAACCATCAGTCAAGTTATTCCTTTATACTCAGAATTTGTTTCTATTTGATTTTtagtctcctttttctctcagccctggtggtgtagtgagttacactcatgttgggttgctaactgcagggtcagcagtttgaaaccactagctgctctgagggagaaagatgaggctttctggtcccataaggattcacagcctcagaaacccataggagtaattctactctgccctatcggCTGGCCATGAGGCTGAGTCGACCGAGTGGTTTGAGTGTGGCTTTGAATTTTGGTTCATTCCACATCAGTACCTATAGCCCCTTTATGACCTCATAAGCAAATATACACAGCCCAAGGCCAAACCAAACTCCTGGccctggagtcgatgctgactcataggtccCCCTTTGAGTTTCAGCCCCCGTAACTATAGAAAGCTCAGccgttctcccgaggagctgctgctggcttgTACtggtgaccatgtggatcgcagcccgccGTGtgaccgctgcaccaccagggcgcttATTCGGAGCACAAGACAGTGTCAGCTCTAAGCTACCaacagggcaggggtgggggccgtGTCTTTGTTGTTCTCTTCTGGCTGGAAAGGAGCTCAGAAAGTGTTGGCTGTTCTTTGAAGgaagggcaggagaaaggaaacCAGGCATGAGGTGTGCACAGTTTGACCATCTGCTAGGAAGCCGTTTGTGATGTTTTGGTCTTCACCAAAACATGATCCACAAGTCAGCTGAACCCATTCCTTTCTGCTTCCGTCCTAACTTTCCCTCGGAACGAGGGCTGCGTCCGGTGTTGCGTTCACTGCAGAGAtactccggggggggggggggcacctatTGTGATTGTCTCGATTCCAGACTCGTGTCTCTAGTCCAGAGACTCCACCTGTGAATCCTGGGCCCTGAACCAGGGCTGCCACCGCCCACTATGGCAGCAGTGACATGTGAAGCCTACCGAGGCAGGAGTGCCAAGAGCTCCCATCTCATGCAGGTCCTCTTCCTGTTCTTGGGGAACCTCGGGGGCACTGACCCTTACCACCTGCCGAAAGGAATCCCTGCCCTTCTCACTAGTTCCGCTGGACTCACCAAGCGAAGGCTACTGGGAAATCATTCAAGGGAAACTACCCAAGAACTCGAgagaggaggggaaaataaaaggagACGAAACACAAGCTTCATTTGATTAGAAAAATATTTGAGATGCACTTTTATTTTCATCAAATGTTACTTAATAAATAGTTTACCAGGATGGTGATGCCGATGAACGAGGATGATGAAGGAAGAACTAAGAAGGACTGAGAGAGGGAAACACTTTGAACTTCCAGGTCACCAGAGGTGGCCTCTGGGCTGGGTCCTGACATGCAGCAGAGGAGCTGGTCTTACAGCGCAGGCAGGCGGCCAGAATCAGTATATGGAGGACCAGTGGCAGCGGCTCTTGATGACCTGAAGCAGAGGCTTCTTAAAAGTGAGGAAGATGACGGTACAGGCCACCAGGAGAGTGAGGCAGCTGGGGAGAATGAGCACGAGATACAGCAGGCCCATGTCCACCTGCGTCCACTTACAGTCCTGGGGCACCTCTCGGGGCAGGTCCACCAGGCGGATTATCTTGGAGGAGAGGTTGCACGTGACCATGGCCAAGTCGGGGATGCGCAGAGTCTGCAGGTGCTGCAGGGTCTTCCAGCCCTCCACCCCGCAGCAGTCATAGGGATTCTGGCTGAGGTAGAGGGTCCGCAGGCCCCTCACAAGCTGCTCGGACGCAGCCCTCTGCGGAAGGGCTGTGAGGGAGTTCCTGCgtagatccaggctctgcagggaCAGGCTGCCTCCAAACCTGGGGAAGCGAGTCAAGGCATTTCCTGACAGATCCAAGTCCCTCAGCTTCCCAAATGCTGAGAAGTCCAGCTCTGTGAAGCTGGAACGGAGGCCTACATCCCTGAGAGACAGGGCCTGTAATGTGGGGGCGATGTCCTGGAGAGGGGCGAGGCTCGCATTCAGAACCCCCCAGTTCCTGGACAGATCTAAGTGAATGAGAGAGGTCCCCTGGAACGAGCAGTCTTGTAGGGCGCCCAGCCCACAGCCCTCCAAAGAGAGGCTCCTCAAGGAGGCCATATTCCTGAAATCGACACAGCTGGGGGCGCCCACAGGGCCCGGGTGACCTGGCGGGGGACAGAGTGTGATCTGGTTGTGGCTCACGTCAATTGTAGTGATGTTGCTGGCGTCCGCCAGAAGGCCAGCAGGGACCCCGAGGAGCTGGTTGGAGCTCAGGTTGAACACCTGGAGACTCCGTAGGCAGCCACCGAGCCCCGGGGCCCACTGCAGCTCCGACAGCTGGTTCTGGCTCAGGTCCAGCTTGGTGAGCACTTTTGGGGGCTCGTGTTCACGGATGTGGAGCCGCCTCAGGCAATTCTGGTTGAGGTTTAGGTGGGACAAAGAAGGCATTTTCCTCAGGAAGCCATCTGGCAGATACTGGAACTGGTTCTGGCTCATGTCCAGAACACGTAGCTGTGAGAGGTCGCTGGAAGCAAACTCTTCCCAGAGGTTGACTGTGGTGATGTTGGTCACGTTGCCATCCACCAGGAGGAACTGGGCTACCATCTCCTTCGGCGACGAGGTGTTGTACAGGTCCTTGTAGAAGCCCATGTTGTTGTCCCGCAGCAGGAGGGTGTGCAGCTTGCTGCATTGGGgcaggagagggaaaaagagcAGCTGATTGTGGGAGAGGTCCAGCGTCTCCAGCTCAAAGGCGGCTTCTCCCCCGGAAGCCAGAAACCATTCCAAGGCATTGTAGCTGACATTAAGGACCTGCAGCTGGGTGAGGCCAAAGTCCACAATGCAAGGCAGGTTATTATAGGCCAGGTTGAGCTGCCTGAGCACAGGCAAACCATCAAAAGCACCGCCCTCGATCTCAAAGATGTAGTTCCTCTGCAAATCCAGCTcccggaggcgccccaggccctcaaaGACAGAGTCGTCTAGCCGCATGATGGTGTTCCTTGCCAGGGACACCGACTCCAGCGAGGAAAGGTTCTGGAGCATGAGGGCCACCATGTCTTCCGTCAGGGAGTTATCCGACAAGTCCAGCCTCCGCAGACCCAGGAGGGAGTGGAAAGCAGCTGCCGTCTCCCTGTAGTTCTCGGAGAGACCGTTGTCAGCCAGAGCCAGGCTGCGCAGCTGGCTTTGCCCCTGAAAGGCGCCCCGGTGGATGTGTGTCAGGTGGCAGCTGTGCAGACTGAGGCTCTCCAGGTGAGGGTAGGGCTGCAGGGAATCGTTCCATAGAGTCTTGAGGGGGTTGGCATCCAGGATGAGCGTCTGAGCGTACGGTGAGAGATTGCTGGGCACCAAAGCAAGGCGGTGTTGGCGGCAGTCGGTGACTCTACCCACCTACGTCCAAAAAACAC harbors:
- the NRROS gene encoding transforming growth factor beta activator LRRC33: MELLPLWLCLGFHFLTVDWRTRSGMATAASAGPCRLVGRVTDCRQHRLALVPSNLSPYAQTLILDANPLKTLWNDSLQPYPHLESLSLHSCHLTHIHRGAFQGQSQLRSLALADNGLSENYRETAAAFHSLLGLRRLDLSDNSLTEDMVALMLQNLSSLESVSLARNTIMRLDDSVFEGLGRLRELDLQRNYIFEIEGGAFDGLPVLRQLNLAYNNLPCIVDFGLTQLQVLNVSYNALEWFLASGGEAAFELETLDLSHNQLLFFPLLPQCSKLHTLLLRDNNMGFYKDLYNTSSPKEMVAQFLLVDGNVTNITTVNLWEEFASSDLSQLRVLDMSQNQFQYLPDGFLRKMPSLSHLNLNQNCLRRLHIREHEPPKVLTKLDLSQNQLSELQWAPGLGGCLRSLQVFNLSSNQLLGVPAGLLADASNITTIDVSHNQITLCPPPGHPGPVGAPSCVDFRNMASLRSLSLEGCGLGALQDCSFQGTSLIHLDLSRNWGVLNASLAPLQDIAPTLQALSLRDVGLRSSFTELDFSAFGKLRDLDLSGNALTRFPRFGGSLSLQSLDLRRNSLTALPQRAASEQLVRGLRTLYLSQNPYDCCGVEGWKTLQHLQTLRIPDLAMVTCNLSSKIIRLVDLPREVPQDCKWTQVDMGLLYLVLILPSCLTLLVACTVIFLTFKKPLLQVIKSRCHWSSIY